The following DNA comes from bacterium.
CGTCGGCAGCTGCGCGTTGATCCAGGCCAGAATGCCGCCCTTCAGGTTGACGGCCTTCTCGTAGCCGCGGTCCCGCAGCAGGCCGACGGCCTTCCCGCTGCGGCCGCCGGACCGGCAGTAGATGATCGCGGGCGCGGCGGGATCGATCTCCGCCAGCCGCTCCGGCACCTGGCCGAGTGGGATCAAATGGCCGCCGTGGATGTGCGCGTCCGCGTATTCCCACGGCTCCCGGACGTCGATCAGCTGGACACCGCCGCGGTCGAGCAGCGCCTTCGCCTCGACCGGCGTAATCTCGGGAATCGGCTTCGCCGCGGCGCGGTCGTGCGACGGCATGCCGCAGAACTGCTCGTAGTCGATCAACGCCCTGATCGTCGGCCGGTCGCCGCAGACGGGGCACTCGGGATTGCGGCTCCAGCGCACGACCCGTGTTTCGCCCTCGAGGGCGTCGAAGATCAGCAGGCGGTTGGAGAGGGTCTCGCCGACGCCGAGGAGCAGCTTCAATACCTCGAGCGCCTGCCGCGACCCTACGTGGCCACACAGGGCGCCCAGGATGCCGCCCTCCGCGCAGCTCGGCACCATCCCGGGCGGGGGCGGTGTCGGGAACAGGCAGCGGTAGCAGCCGTGACCGGGCACGAAAGTGGTCGCCTGCCCCTCCCACTTCAAGATGCTCGCGTCGACGAGCGGCTTGCCGAGCAGGACGCACGCGTCGTTGACAAGGTAGCGCGTCGGGAAGTTGTCGCTGCCGTTGACGACGACGTCGTACTCGCGAATGATGTCGAGCGCGTTGACGCTCGTCAGCACCGCCTGGTACGGCACCACGGTGACGTCCGGATTGACGCCGCCCAGGGTCCGCCGGGCCGAGTCGGTCTTCGGCTGCCCGAGCGCCTGGGTCGGATGGAGAATCTGCCGGTGCAGGTTGCTCAGGTCGACGCGGTCGCCGTCGACGATCCCCAGCGTGCCGACGCCCGCGGCTGCGAGGTAGAGCGCCACCGGGGACCCGAGACCACCCGCGCCGACGATCAGAACTTTCGACCGCAGCAGCTTTGCCTGGCCCTCGAGGCCCATCTCCTCGAGGATGATCTGCCGGCCATAGCGCTCCATTTGGGTGTCGCTGAGGAGCGGAGCCTGCGCTTCCCTCACCTTGGTCGCCACGATGCGATCCCTCCAAACTTCGGGTACATCCGTTTACGATAGGCCGTCCCGGGGGGCCTGTCAAGAAAACCCGACCGCCCCCCGGCGCGTTCTCTTAATGAGAGGATGAACGCGTCGGTTGCCTGCCGCGGAGCCTGATCACCGGGTCTAAACGCCGCGTCTCGCTGATTCCTTCCGGCGCCCGCACGTCGGGCGGAGACTCGATCCGCGTGCGGCCTCGAACCGATGGCGGTGCTAAGTCCCGGTGCTATAATGGCGC
Coding sequences within:
- the moeB gene encoding molybdopterin-synthase adenylyltransferase MoeB, whose product is MATKVREAQAPLLSDTQMERYGRQIILEEMGLEGQAKLLRSKVLIVGAGGLGSPVALYLAAAGVGTLGIVDGDRVDLSNLHRQILHPTQALGQPKTDSARRTLGGVNPDVTVVPYQAVLTSVNALDIIREYDVVVNGSDNFPTRYLVNDACVLLGKPLVDASILKWEGQATTFVPGHGCYRCLFPTPPPPGMVPSCAEGGILGALCGHVGSRQALEVLKLLLGVGETLSNRLLIFDALEGETRVVRWSRNPECPVCGDRPTIRALIDYEQFCGMPSHDRAAAKPIPEITPVEAKALLDRGGVQLIDVREPWEYADAHIHGGHLIPLGQVPERLAEIDPAAPAIIYCRSGGRSGKAVGLLRDRGYEKAVNLKGGILAWINAQLPTE